In the Trichoderma atroviride chromosome 4, complete sequence genome, TACGATTAATATTTGATTGCGCATGTAATACCGTGACTTTTTTGTAGACACAAACGGAAACAATACCAGTAATTTCACAACTCCATCTTCCTGTACCTATGTGAACAAAGATAGACCGGCTCTcgggaacaaaaaaaaaaaaaaaaaaaaagtgaaataGCGTCCTCAGCTGAAAACCTCTCTGAATCCTTCCTATCCACTTTTCTACAAACAATCTAAAGAGACTTTCCGTAGCGTCATGTCATGTAACGCAGGCTgtaaaaagaaacgaaaaaaaagaacaagtgCTGTGCTAGCCCGTCTCAAGTCCGCGCTGAATGAAGCAGAACGACAAggtacctttttttcccttctttttcacGGCAGGTCCCCACCAAACACTGGAAGCGCTTTCCTGATTCTCTCCATCCCGTCCCGTCGGCAGCTCTGGGCTAATCCATTCTAGGCTTAGCCCTGGCCATGCCCTTTTTCGGCCCTCTCGGGTGGTGGCGCATCCTGTATCGTCTCCACCAAACGGACATTGGCTTTTGGCAGCTAAATCTTCTTAGCTGCAAGACAAACAACGATGCCGCCGGGGAGAAGCGCTGGCTTTCCGTGCTGGGTCCTGGTCTGAACTGCGGAAAAGGCCTCTCGtatttttggtgttttggcgttgcttttctttttgttttgaagGATTTGCTTCCTTGACTGGAATCGATATGAAGCACAACTAACTTGCCATGTACCGCCTCTCGCAAAGGCCCGGCAGCCGATatagaaaagaagctggcaaCAGGCTAAAGTCCACGGCCAGGGTGGAATCAGCGCCAAGCACGAGACAAGCCGTGCAACTTGTGAATGGCATGTCTATGCGGAGACGATTGCTAGTCCAGTACATGCAAGTACAGTGCTGTATGTTGCCAATATTCTCCTCCTGCTTGGGGTCCTCGTTCTCATTCCACTTTCGTCCAGACCAACGTCAAGACCCATGTCCACTCACGCATTGCCCTTGCAGCCCGTGGAAAACAAACACTCAACTcagctctcctctcctcgcTCTCTTTACCTGAACCATGCACCAGAGAGGAGTGGCAGGGCCATTATCGCGGCCCTTTGACAAGGTCCTTGTTTGGTGTCATCCAAGCCCACTCTTTTCctcggcgctgctgatgaaACCGCCTAACTGGCTTTGCCATCCCAAGCTGCACTTCATTTCGGCCATGCAGCTTCTGTTAGACGCGAGAGCCAAACTCTGTTAGCCGTAGTTTCTTTGCGAGGCTAAAAACTTGTGTGTCCTGGCCCGTACCGTAATGCCCTCGGTCGTTTCCGTTAGCTGGCTTTTTTCTCGATGAAGCATATGCACAGAATCGTGCTACGTTTCTGTTCCTCccacttcttctccatcctttGCTTCCCGTCTCTGCCTATTTAGTAAATCGTGAGCCCACTCAGCCACccggggaagaagaagatataGGGAAGGCTGTCCCCCATGTTCACACCGTCCCCTCCGATAATCTGGTATTTCCTTTCATCCTTCCGGCTTTTGCGCCGTTCTTGCTCTGCCAACTGCCGGGGGACACTTTGATCGTACACGACCAACAGACCCGAGAAATGCCTGGTCTTTTGTCTCCAGATGAAGCGGCTGCCAGCCATGCCGACCTCGTTCGAATCCCgagcatcgtcttcttcgccgtgACACCCATCTTTGTCGCCATCAGATTCTGGAATCGTATCTACAGGAGAACAGGGCTGGGATGGGACGATTACACAGTTTTAGTGTCATTTGTATGGCATCTCCCGTCATTCCTCTGTCCCTTGGAAGGATATTTGTGATTGGGTTGGGGTACTAACATCTAGAAACTACTAGTTTTGTACGCTGCTGGTGCAAATATTCATGATGATTTCATGTAACTATGGGTTTGGCAAACATATCAAGACCTTATCGGTCCCAGACAAGCTGGCTGCTCTCAAGGTATGACTCTGAGTTGATTTCTCGCCTTCATTTCAGTGGAAAACAACTCACATAACCTTTTGTTGAACAGTGGTTCTACGTTGCGCAAATCTTCTACAAGCTCACCATCGGCCTGACCAAAATGTCCATTGTCCTCTTGTATCTGCGAATCTTTGTCCAGAGGTGGTTCCGCATCTGCTGCTACGTCCTGCTGGGCATCGTTACGGCATACGCCATTGCCAGCACGCTCGTGTCCATCTTCCAATGCAGCCCGATCACTGGAGCCTGGGACAAGTCGTCCAATCCTACATGTGTCAGTCTGACGCAAAACTGGTACGCCAATGCCGGCTACTCCATCGCCACCGACGTTttgatcttgctgctgccgatgCAGCCCATTTGGGCAAGCAAACTGCCCCTTAGCCAGAAGAGGGCCTTGAtgtttgtctttgctcttgGTAGTTTGTGAgttttttgcctttgctgAGAGAAATGACTTGATTTGCTTCCAGGATATATGTAACTAACCAACTGTAGTGTGACTGTGACATCCATCATGCGTGCCACTACTCTCAACTTCTCGACCACTAGCCCTGATACGACTTGTGAGAtgctt is a window encoding:
- a CDS encoding uncharacterized protein (EggNog:ENOG41~TransMembrane:5 (o27-51i63-83o111-130i142-161o188-207i)): MPGLLSPDEAAASHADLVRIPSIVFFAVTPIFVAIRFWNRIYRRTGLGWDDYTVLVSFFCTLLVQIFMMISCNYGFGKHIKTLSVPDKLAALKWFYVAQIFYKLTIGLTKMSIVLLYLRIFVQRWFRICCYVLLGIVTAYAIASTLVSIFQCSPITGAWDKSSNPTCVSLTQNWYANAGYSIATDVLILLLPMQPIWASKLPLSQKRALMFVFALGSFVTVTSIMRATTLNFSTTSPDTTFDIASTLWTIIEENVAIICACLPMCRIVLAFLFPQTFGTNIPSKGSTGASGALGSESRNKYGYERSTSPSRRQSWKPYTGPGGDNITRSVAAHQSDDTSEEFILTSVQRHGSSDDQDGAIRKTTKYEVSYETGPYKN
- a CDS encoding uncharacterized protein (EggNog:ENOG41~TransMembrane:7 (o20-39i51-76o96-118i130-150o178-197i209-228o255-274i)); translation: MMISCNYGFGKHIKTLSVPDKLAALKWFYVAQIFYKLTIGLTKMSIVLLYLRIFVQRWFRICCYVLLGIVTAYAIASTLVSIFQCSPITGAWDKSSNPTCVSLTQNWYANAGYSIATDVLILLLPMQPIWASKLPLSQKRALMFVFALGSFVTVTSIMRATTLNFSTTSPDTTFDIASTLWTIIEENVAIICACLPMCRIVLAFLFPQTFGTNIPSKGSTGASGALGSESRNKYGYERSTSPSRRQSWKPYTGPGGDNITRSVAAHQSDDTSEEFILTSVQRHGSSDDQDGAIRKTTKYEVSYETGPYKN